Proteins found in one Larimichthys crocea isolate SSNF chromosome I, L_crocea_2.0, whole genome shotgun sequence genomic segment:
- the dnajc4 gene encoding dnaJ homolog subfamily C member 4 produces the protein MQLEAQLRLCQSCLWCCKSGLRLLSQSYAHRKAVNYYDLLGVKSDASMDEIKNAFFDKSKKLHPDSDPSNPTLHGQFVELNEAYRVLSKDLSRKEYDVKIRHPYSGGQAFRSTSSHTNYRASTDTQESMRYWEQFRQPYGQEITPEEKQRRRKREFRLVGYCVIGMVLSIGVHVIFFRKLEDVHNNFMDKKDKAIAEIYNESKERARANGFKKQTEILRQKRAEFLEKYKLRSDGEDK, from the exons ATGCAGTTGGAGGCTCAGTTGCGTCTATGTCAAAGTTGTCTTTGGTGCTGCAAGAGTGGGCTGCGCCTGCTCTCCCAAAGTTATGCACACAG AAAAGCTGTGAACTACTACGATCTCTTGGGAGTCAAGTCCGATGCCAGCAtggatgaaattaaaaatgcattttttgacAAATCTAAGAAG CTGCACCCAGACAGCGATCCATCCAACCCAACACTGCACGGTCAGTTTGTGGAACTAAACGAGGCCTATCGAGTGCTGAGCAAGGACCTGAGCAGGAAGGAGTACGATGTCAAAATTAGACATCCATACAGTGGAGGCCAGGCCTTCAGATCTACCTCCAGTCACACCAACTACAGAGCCAG CACGGATACTCAGGAGAGTATGCGTTACTGGGAGCAGTTTCGACAGCCTTATGGACAGGAGATCACGCcagaggagaagcagaggagaaggaaaagggaaTTCCGCTTGGTGGGATACTGCGTCATCGGCATGGTGCTCAGCATCGGGGTGCATGTAATTTTCTTCAG AAAACTGGAAGACGTTCACAATAACTTCAtggacaaaaaagacaaagctATCGCAGAAATTTACAACGAATCCAAAGAGAGGGCCAG GGCCAACGGTTttaagaaacagacagaaatcctGCGGCAGAAGCGCGCTGAGTTTTTGGAGAAATACAAATTGCGCAGCGATGGAGAGGACAAGTAG